In Patagioenas fasciata isolate bPatFas1 chromosome 18, bPatFas1.hap1, whole genome shotgun sequence, a genomic segment contains:
- the CDC42EP4 gene encoding cdc42 effector protein 4 produces the protein MPILKQLVSNSAHSKRRSRADLTAEMISAPLGDFRHTMHVGRAGDAFGDTSFLTSKAGEPEVGEEPGASKPSLLSRRFRSSKRSQSVTRGDRQDMLGSLRDSALFVKNAVSLPQLNEKEVDRSAGQLPKSLSSSPVKKLPEEGSPEEQQHPNGAAARPLSPSLDERDFGDITELPVVVAKSGAGMKHAESIMSFHIDLGPSMLGDVLSIMDKEQWEQDEDAELEESREEEEDAALPGSVPAAPLSQSPSRGAGGRCPRDSSSVSGCPAGPEERSPVRGPPSQRGGPLKRPDKEFSFADEDDDEIRV, from the coding sequence ATGCCGATCCTCAAGCAGCTCGTCTCCAACTCTGCCCACTCCAAGCGGCGCTCGCGGGCCGACCTGACGGCCGAGATGATCAGCGCGCCCTTGGGGGACTTCCGCCACACCATGCACGTGGGGCGGGCGGGGGACGCCTTTGGGGACACGTCCTTCCTCACCAGCAAGGCAGGGGAGCCGGAGGTGGGCGAGGAGCCCGGCGCCTCCAAACCCAGCCTGCTCTCCCGCCGCTTCCGCAGCAGCAAGCGCTCGCAGTCGGTGACGCGGGGTGACCGGCAGGACATGCTGGGGTCGCTGCGGGACTCAGCTCTGTTCGTGAAGAACGCTGTGTCCCTGCCACAGCTCAACGAGAAGGAGGTGGACAGGAGCGCGGGGCAGCTGCCCAAGAGCCTCTCCTCCAGCCCGGTGAAGAAGCTGCCCGAGGAGGGGAGTCCTGAAGAGCAGCAGCACCCGAACGGGGCGGCTGCTAGGCCGCTGAGCCCCAGCTTGGACGAGCGTGACTTCGGGGACATCACGGAGCTGCCCGTCGTGGTGGCCAAGAGCGGGGCGGGCATGAAGCACGCCGAGTCCATCATGTCCTTCCACATCGACCTGGGGCCCTCCATGCTCGGGGACGTGCTGAGCATCATGGATAAGGAGCAGTGGGAGCAGGACGAAGACGCCGAGCTGGAGGAGAgccgcgaggaggaggaggatgccgcCCTGCCTGGTTCCGTGCCGGCAGCCCCGCTGAgccagagcccgtcccgcggtgCCGGCGGCCgctgccccagggacagcagTTCGGTGTCCGGCTGCCCCGCGGGGCCTGAGGAGCGCAGCCCTGTCCGCGGGCCACCGAGCCAGCGGGGGGGACCCCTGAAACGCCCCGACAAGGAGTTTTCGTTTGCTGATGAAGATGACGATGAGATCAGAGTATAA